Proteins from one Juglans microcarpa x Juglans regia isolate MS1-56 chromosome 6S, Jm3101_v1.0, whole genome shotgun sequence genomic window:
- the LOC121237773 gene encoding GDP-L-galactose phosphorylase 2-like: MLRIKRVPTIVSNYQKEEGEEVARLGGGCGRNCLNKCCIQGAKLPLYSFKRQNKIVGDRCLAGPESREPPVDFLESLLLGEWEDRMQRGLFRYDVTACETKVIPGDYGFIAQLNEGRHLKKRPTEFRVDKVLQTFDGNKFNFTKVGQEEVLFQFEASVDGEVQFFPSAPVDVENSPSVVAINVSPIEYGHVLLIPRVLECLPQRIDRDSFCLALYMAVEAGNPYFRLGYNSLGAFATINHLHFQAYYLAVPFPIEKAPTKKIATFDGGVMISKLLNYPVRGLVFEGGNTVEELSNTVSDACICLQDNNIPYNVLIADCGRRIFLFPQCYAEKQALGEVNAELLDTQVNPAVWEISGHMVLKRKKDYEEASEENAWRLLAEVSLSEARFEEVNALIFETIACIDNGKGGATHSSEGEIKTEEVDAITSGSQRARVSGTQECIVLQ; encoded by the exons GTGCAAAGCTCCCTTTATATTCTTTTAAGAGGCAGAACAAGATTGTTGGTGACAGGTGTTTAGCCGGACCTGAGAGCAGAGAGCCTCCCGTGGACTTTCTGGAATCACTGCTCCTTGGGGAG TGGGAAGATCGCATGCAGAGAGGGCTCTTTCGCTATGATGTCACTGCCTGTGAGACCAAG GTGATTCCGGGTGACTATGGTTTTATCGCCCAGCTGAACGAGGGCCGCCATCTTAAGAAGAGGCCAACTGAGTTCCGTGTTGATAAGGTCCTCCAGACTTTTGATGGGAACAAATTCAACTTCACTAAAGTTGGGCAAGAAGAGGTCCTTTTCCAGTTTGAAGCCAGTGTAGATGGTGAAGTCCAGTTCTTCCCAAGTGCGCCCGTTGATGTTGAGAATTCTCCAAGTGTTGTTGCCATCAAC GTGAGTCCAATTGAGTATGGACATGTGCTTCTGATCCCTCGTGTTCTCGAGTGCTTGCCGCAAAGGATTGACCGCGACAGCTTCTGTCTTGCCCTTTACATGGCGGTAGAAGCTGGGAATCCATACTTTAGGTTGGGTTACAACAGCTTGGGTGCATTTGCCACCATCAACCACCTTCACTTCCAG GCTTACTACTTGGCTGTGCCCTTTCCTATTGAGAAGGCTCCCACCAAGAAGATAGCCACTTTTGATGGTGGGGTGATGATCTCCAAGCTGTTAAATTATCCTGTGAGAGGTCTGGTCTTTGAAGGCGGAAATACCGTGGAAGAGTTGTCAAACACCGTTTCAGATGCCTGCATATGCCTTCAAGATAACAACATACCTTACAATGTCCTTATTGCTGATTGTGGGAGGCGAATCTTCCTCTTCCCACAG TGTTATGCTGAGAAACAAGCTCTTGGGGAAGTAAATGCAGAGCTTCTGGACACCCAAGTAAACCCGGCTGTGTGGGAGATTAGTGGGCACATGgttttgaagaggaagaaggactATGAAGAGGCGTCTGAGGAAAATGCTTGGAGGCTCCTTGCTGAGGTCTCTCTCTCCGAAGCGAGGTTCGAAGAAGTGAATGCTCTTATTTTTGAAACCATTGCTTGCATTGACAATGGGAAAGGAGGTGCTACTCACAGCTCGGAGGGGGAAATCAAAACTGAGGAAGTGGATGCCATCACTAGTGGCTCCCAGCGCGCTAGAGTGTCTGGGACACAAGAATGCATCGTTCTCCAGTGA
- the LOC121237775 gene encoding uncharacterized protein LOC121237775 encodes MKKGLHPQLQWISYVTQSGRLMHVMMTKIHHVGKVYHFRAKRQMAESIGQVAKFKRRYEEKGNAEENEN; translated from the coding sequence ATGAAGAAAGGATTGCATCCTCAGTTGCAATGGATATCCTATGTAACACAGAGCGGTAGATTGATGCACGTTATGATGACCAAAATACACCATGTTGGTAAAGTCTACCACTTTAGGGCAAAACGCCAAATGGCCGAAAGTATTGGTCAGGTTGCCAAATTTAAGCGCCGTTATGAAGAAAAGGGGAATgctgaagaaaatgaaaattga